In Streptomyces sp. ML-6, the genomic stretch GTACGTCAGGACGCGCAGCGGCGGGGCGTCCGCCGCCGATGCCTGCGGAGCGTTGGCGGCCAGTGCCGCCGCGGCGAGTGCGGCGGCCAGAGTCGCGCCGGAGACACGGCGGATCGCTGAATGCGGCACAGGTACTCCTGGTGCGGGAGGGGGAAGTGGTGCCGCCCATCAAAGCAGGGGTAGTTACCCGTGGGTAGACGTCAGGTGCCGGGAGTCTTTCCGCAACGGTACGAATGGGGCCCGGAGGTCGGACGGACCCGTGACCGGCCGTGCTCCAGGCCGCAGGTCGGGCATTCTCATGCCGCAGGGCCCCCGTGGGACTCCATGAGCTCCTGATGGGCCGCCGCCACGTCCGGGGCGAGCACGGTGACGATTTCCTCCCGGGTGGGCGTCGTGCCCGTCGCGTGCTCGGCGTACAGCCGCAGGTCCCGTTGCGCGGCGGCCTTCTGGCAGAGCTCGCGCGCGAATCGGGCATTGCCCAGGGTGTCGCCCATGCCGCCGTCCACGGCGGAGGCGAAGATGGCGCCCAGCGCGGCCGTGGCCGCCTCGTCGGGTTCGTCGCCCTGACCGGCCAGGACGGACCGGGCGATCAGGAGCAGCTCCGGCGCGGAGTACGAGGGGAAGTCGACCCGGGTGTTGAACCTGGACACCAGGCCCGGGTTGGCGGCGAGCAGCCCGGTCATCTCCTCGCGGTACCCGGCGAGCACGACGACGAGCCGGTCCCGGTCGTCCTCGGCCCGCTTCAGGAGCACCTGGAGCGCCTCGTCGCCGAACGCGTCGCCACCGCTGTACCCGCTGTTGGACAGGGCGTACGCCTCGTCGATGAACAGCACACCGTTCAGGGCGGAGTCGATGACCTTGCTGGTCTTGATGGCGGTGGACCCGAGGTGCTGCCCGACGAGATCGACACGCTGGGCCTCCACGACATGACCGGACTTCAACAGCCCCAGCCCGGCGAACACCTTGCCGATGATGCGGGCGACGGTGGTCTTCCCGGTGCCGGGAGGGCCCGCGAAGACGAAGTGCCGGGGTCGGGCACCGCTCGGCAGCCCCTGCTCCTCCCGCAACGCCGCCATGCGCAACTGCGCGATCATCGTGAGGACCTGCCGCTTCACCGGCTCCAGCCCGATCATGTCGTCGAGAGCCTGCTGCGCCTCGGCGAGCAGCCGGTCCCGCTCCTCCTGCGACAGCCCGTCCTCGCCCCCGTCGCCCTGCCCGGAACTCGCTGCGGTGCTCGAAGCGGCGGGCGGGGCGGTCGTCCCCGCAGAGGTCGAGGGCGCGGGTGAGGGCGAGGGAGCAGGGCCGGAGGAAGGGGCGGTGGGGGAGGACACCTCGGCCACCGATGCGGCCGTCGGCGCACTGGAACGCGCCTGGGCGCGCACGTCCACGTCGAAGAGGCCCGGAGCGCACCGGAACGCGTACTGATACCGCTTCAGCGCCTCGTCCGCCCGGCCCAGCGACTCCAGGGAACGTCCCATGAAGTACTTGACCTCGGCGTCGAAACGGCTCCCGGCCTCCAGCTTCTTCGGCAGCTCCGCCAGCACGTTCAGGGACTCGTGGCAGACCCCCTGGGCGAACAGCGAGGCGCCGACGTACAGCTGGGCCTCGTCGTACAGGAACGCGTCCTGGATCCCCGGCGCGAACCGCAGCACCAGCGCCCAGTCCTCCTTGAGAAAGGCGTACCGGGTGCAGACGAAACGGGTCTCGTCGCAGTCCAGTTGCGCCGATGAGAGCCCGGCCCACGCCTCGTCGAGCCGGCCCGCGTCCAGCAGTGCCGCCTGGGCGGCCACCCAGAGATCGCGGGCGTTCTCCAGCCTGAAGGTGACGTAGTGGCCGAGCTGGAACCGGGAACGGAGCGGCATCCCGAACTTGGCGCGCAGCGCGCCGAACGAACCGGAGCTGCGGAGCATGCCGTCCAGCGCCTCCTTCTGGCGCTGCCCGGTCGCGTGCAACCCCAGCCAGGCGTCGGCGGCGAACGGATCGTGCGTCGTGGCGAGGGAGAACTGCTCGGCCGCGGCGACCATGTCGCCCTGGTGGAACAGGGCCATTGCCTGTTGCCAGGCCCGCTCGGCCTTCCTGGCCGACCCCCGGTATGCGGCTGCTCCCTGCACGGCTTCTCCCCTCGACGGCCGTGGGCCCGCGGCGGACGGCCGACAGGGCACGCCGTGATGACCTGGAACAACCGTCAGGATATCCAACGGGACTGACACTCCGCCGAACACAACCGGAGCCGTTCCCCGCACCGGCCGGGGCCGCCGGAGCGGGGACGTCGGCCGGCCTCGCCGATGGACCGGCAACACCGGGAGGGCCGTATGCGCCGATTCCACCGGGAGTGCCGCGAAAGGCCGGCATTCGGGCAGTCGGGGAGGCGGTCGGATTCGGACTCCCGACGATCATCATCGCGATGCCCGGGGGATATCGACCCACTGGACGCTAACGTTGATCCGCACGGCGGCAGCGACGGTGCCGGGGAGGGCGCACCGCGCGGAACGCCGGGAACGAGGAGTGCGCGACATGCTGGATCCCACTTCGGTGGCGGCGATCTCGGCGGTACTCGGCGCGGTCGGCTCGGGGATGGCCAACGAGGCCGGCAAGTGGGCCTGGGAGTCGACCGGTGGCGTCGTACGGAGGATCGTCGGCCGGGAGGTCCCGGCCCCCGCGGCGCAGGACGAGCGGGACGACGTGGCCCGTATGGTGCACGAACGGGTCCGTACGGACCCGCAACTCGCGGCCTCCTGGCGTTCGTTCGCGTCGAGGGTGGGCGGCGGACCGGGCCCGGCCAGGTCGGTGCGGTCGCATCTTCCCGCCTCCATAAGGTTCTTCACCGACCGCAAGGAGGCGATGAGGCAACTCCAGCGGGAGGCGACCCGGCGCGCGGACGGGAGGCCCAGGGTCGCGCTGGTGCACGGCCCGGACGGCATGGGGTCCAGCACCCTCGCCGTGCACTACGGCGCACAGTCCGCCCGGCTCTTCCCGGACGGCCGGATCTACGCCGACCTGGGCGGCGGCGGGACGAGCGGCGTCCGCGACTCCGGAACCGTGCTGCGAGTGCTGCTCCGTCAACTGGGAGTGCCGGACGAGGAGATGCCGCCCGCCACCGAGCAGCTCGGCGAGTTCTTCCGCCATCGGGTGGCGGACCTCAGGCTCCTGGTCGTGCTCGACCACGCCTACTCCGCCTCGCAGGTGCGGCCGTTCCTCACCTCGGCCCCCGGCGTGTTCACCATCATGGTCGCCCGCAATCCCTTCCCCGCCATCGACGCCGTGCGCGTGCCCGTCGGCCCGCTCACGGACAAGGACGCGGTGCGCCTGCTCACCGACATCACCGACAAGTCCACCGTCGCCGCCGCCCGCGCCACGCTCCCCTCGCTGCTCGCCCGCTGCGGCGGTTCGCCGTACGCCCTGCGGGCCGCCGCCCGCCAGCTCTCCGCCCCCACGCTTCCGCCGCGCAGTGCCGGGACGGACGGCGACCCGGTACGCGGGGCCGCCGAGGACAACTACCGGCTGCTGGCACCGGAGACCGCGCGGCTGTACCGGCTGATGGCGCTGCGCGGCTGGCCCGCCTTCGACGCCGCGATCGCCGCACGGACCACCGGCGAGGCCCCCGCGGCCACGGCGGAACGCCTGGAGGACCTCGCGGACCGGATGCTCCTGGAACACCACGGAAGCGGAACCGGCCGCTACCACTACCGTCCCGGGGTCCGCGCCCACGCCGAGGCGGCAGCGATCCGCGAGGACGGCATCGCCGCGTGCTCGGCCGCCCTCGGCCGCACGCTGACCGGGTACGCCGACCTGGCGGCATCGGCCGCCCACCAGGCGCTCCCGGAGAGCTGGCGCGTCCCGGCGCCGCCCGGGGACCGGACCGGGCAGCGGTACGAGGACCGGGGCGCCGCCCTTGGCGCGCTGCTCGTGGAAGCGGGCAACCTGGTCGAGGCGGTGCGGTGCGCCGAGGAGTCCGACGCCCCGGACACCGCTGTACGCCTGTGCCGTGCGCTGTGGCCGCTCCAGCTCAAGGCGGGCCACCACGAGATGCTGCTGCCGGCCCTCCGGACCGGGGCACGCCTGGCCGACGCCCGTCTTTCCGGCTCCCGCTTTTCCGACGGCCCCGACGCCGGGGCACTCCAGGCGCAACTCGCGCACTCCCTCACCGAGACGGGACGCTGGGAGGAGGCCGAGGCGGCGGCGCGGGCGGCGGCGCGCGCCGAGGAATCGGCGGGCCACAAGCGGGGCCACGCCTCGGCCGTCGAGTTCCTGGGACTGCTGAGGCTGCGCCAGTGGCGGTACCAGGAGGCGTACGACTGCTTCGAGGAGGCCGGCGGCATCCTGGGCACCATGGGCGCCCAGGACGAGGGGGCGGACGACGTGCCGCGTGCCGAGGCCCTGCTGGAACGCCATCGCGGCCGGGCGCTGCGCGGGCTGGGACGGCGGGAGGAGGCCCGGCGGCGACTGGAGACCGCGCTGTCGTACTTCCGGCCGGGCGAGGGGTCGGGCGGCGACACGTACAACACGGCCCGGACGCTCACGGATCTCGCCGAGACCTGGCTGGACGAGGAGAACACCGAGGCGGCGCTCCCGCTGATCGAGGCGGCGATCACGACGCTCGACGGCCAGCGGGCGGAGTACCACCTCTCGCATCTGCGACTCATGCGGGACCGCTGCGTGACGTCGTAGGCCCGGGGCCGGTCCTCAACTCCCCGGATCCGACGGCGTCAGGGGAGCGACCCGCACGTGCTGGACCCGGTCGCCCGTACGCAGCACGAGCCCGTCGGTCACCACCCGTGCCAGCCGCGCGTGGGCAGTGGCCGCGTCGTGACCGTCCACGGAGAGCCAGGCGTACAGGGCGGAGGCGTACGCGGAGGGATCCGTGGCGGGGTCCGCGGTGCTGACGTCCTCCGCACCGGCGGCGGGCACTGCGGTCAACCGCAGCGGTTCCTCGCCGCGCATCCGCACCACGCACGTGGACGGCCCGGTGACATAGGCCGCCAGGGAGCAGTCCCGATGGCGGCGGAGCACCTCGGCCGTCCAGACCGACGGGGACCCGAAGCGGGGGTCGTCGGGCGCCCCGTCGCGGAAGACGACGTCGGCTAGGTCCAGCCGGTCCACGTCACGGGTGTCCTCGTGCACCGCGATGTGCAGTTCCCCGCCCTCCTCCGGTCCGGTCGGCGGCCGGGAGCCCGCCCACCGGCTGATCGCCACCTCTCCCGGCCCCAGGACCCGCGACCGGACCCGCAGCGGGACGGTGACCGTCGCCGTCTCGTGGTCGGGCAGCGGGAGCGGTGTCAGCGAAGCCGGCCGGTCGGGCTCCGGCTCGCCCATCATCGAGTAGAAGAGCCTCCGCAGCCGTACCGCGGACTCACCCGGCACGGAGGTGGTGAACTCGGCGGGGCCGGGCAACGGCCGGTGCCGGCCGACGAGTTCCGCGAGCTGCGGGGCGAGCGGCGCGTCGGGGTCGAGCTTCGGGGCCTCCCGCATGAACGAGGAGATCGGCGCGTCCGGGTCGAGTGCGTCCAGCGGAGCGGAGGCCAGGAGTACGGGTGTGCCGAGGGCGGCCGCGTAGTAGGTGACGGAACCGTGGTCGCCGATCACGGCGTCGGCGGCCAGCAGGGCCTGCCGCCATCCCTTCAGCGGATCGACCAGTGTCAGCCCGGCGCGGCGCGCCCGATCGAGCCAGGCGCGGATCTGACCGGGGCCGTGTCCGTGCCAGATGTTGGGGTGCAGCACGACCGCGAACCGGAACTCGTCCACGGGGAACTCGTCCGCGATCCGGTCCAGCAGCGCGGCGACCACGTCGCCGCCGCCGCCCCCGCCTTCCACGCCGTCACCGAAGAGGGAGTCGGAGTTCCAGGTCGAGTTGAGCAGGACGAGCCGCTGTCCGGACCGTACCCCCAGCGCGCGGCGGAAGCGTTCGCGGCGGGGCCGTGCGGCGAGCACGCGGTCGAAACAGGGGTCCCCGGCGAGCACGGCGGTCGGCGCCGCCTCCGGGCAGGCGAGGCGCAGCCGGTCGTGCTGTTCGGGGTGGGAGAGGACGAGCGCGTCCGCGACGGGCCTGCCCCGCGACAGCAACCACTCCGGCGCGAGCCCGAAAACGGGCGCGGGCACCGCACCGCCCCTGCCCTCGGCCCGGTGTCCGGTGTCCGGTGTCCGGTGTCCGGTGTCCGGTGTTGCCAGCCTTTTAGTGTATCCAACGCCGTGCGAAAGGATGATCAACTTCCCGGGAAACACGTCCAGTCGACCACCGAAGCTGGCCGATATCACCAGGTCCGCATCCGTTTCGGCCGCCTGCTCCCACGGCAGCACCGGCACCCCGACGTCGGCCAGCAGCTCGGCCGTTCCGGCCGCGAACGCGGAGGAGCCCGTGCAGGTCGCCAGCAGCTGGACGCGCAGGTCGTCGTCGAACAGGGGCAGTACGTCGAGCAGCCGCGTCGCGGAGGTCACGTTGTGCACGACGACGAGGACCCGCAGGCACTTCTTCCGCGTCGTCCACCGCACCGCGTCGTCCCCCACCGGCACCCGAATCCACCCGGTCCGACCGCGCTCCATCCGTACACCCCTCGTCCCTCGTCCGCCCGGCCCGTCCCGGGGAGCCCTGTCGGCCACCCGACCGGCCGTGACAGTCAATCAGCACGGTTGCCGGACCCACCACCACGGGGTGGAGCGGTGGGTCCGGTGGCATGGGCCGCGGCGCGACGACGAGCCGGGGCCGGGCCGGTGCGTCATCCGCGGGAGAGCAGCTGGCGGGGGATCGGTGCCAGGATCGGCGGCTCGTCCGTTCCCTCGTACCCGAGGTGCAGTTCGGTGCGGGCGCGCGTGACCAGGACGTAGTAGGCCATGCGCAGGGCGGCGGACGTCGGGTCGGTGGCCGCGTCCACGTGCGTGTCGGGGACCACCACGTGGTCGAAGCCGAGGCCCTTGGCGCTCGCCCGGTTCACGATCACGATGCCCGGACGCCCGAGATCGAGGTTCCGGTACCGGCCGCCGGTCGCCTGCGAGGTGTACATCTGCGGCTTGAGCCCCGGGGACCGCCGCGACAGCCGGGTGAGGAGGTCCTGCTGGTCCCGGACGGAGTTCAGGATCACCCCGACGCTCCGCCCGGGATGCCGCTCGACCGTACCGACGAGCAGGTCGACGAGCGTGCCGGGGCCGGACAGCCGATGCAGACGCGGCAGCGGGCCCTCGCGGCGCGGAAGTCCGGGGGCGTCCGGTCCGAGACGGAAACAGGCGGCCAGTCCGGCTATCTGCCGGGTGTTGCGGTGGTTGCCGTCCAGCCGGTGCGGGGCACCGGTCCCGAGCGCCTTGGTGATCTCCGCCAGCGTCGACTGCGTATCGGTCAGGCGCTGGCACTCGTCGGCGTAGACGGTCGTCCGCGCCCCCAGCACCCGGCAGAAGCGGTAGAAGTCCGGCGGGAGGTCCTGTCCCTCGTCGACCACGACGGAGAAACCGGGCGGCGTCCGGGCCACGGCCGCCTGGTGGAAGAACTCGCCCCACTCGAACCAGCCCGTGTCCGTCCGGGTCGGGTCGGTGCCCGCGCCGCTGCGGTACCACTGGGACAGCCAGGAGTGTGCGGTGGCGACCACCACACCGTCCTGCTCCGGGCCGAGCGCGGCGACCAGCGGGGCGAGGGACTGCCGCAGCAGGTTGGACCGGGTCAGCAGTACGACCGGTCCGCCGGTCAGGGCGAGCATCACACTCCGCTGGGCGGCCAGTAGGCTCTTGCCGCTGCCGGGCGGACCGTCGACCACATGGTTGCCGTCGAACGGCAGCGCGTCGAGCGACTCCCGCTGGCCGGGAGCGAGATCGAGATACGTGAGGGTCACCGGGGCCGCCCTTCCACGGCCGCGGCGGCGGCCGAACGGGCCCGGTCCACCACGGACTCGAAGTAGCCGGGCACCTGGTCCCCGCCCACGACCAGCGCGCGGTCGAGCAGCGTGTTGCCCGTCTCGCAACTGGTCTCCGGCAGCAGTGCACAGGCGTGACAGGCCGCACGGTTGAGGTTGTCGAAGCCCTGACCGCTGTGTTCCGCGCACAGCGGGTCGGCCGAGCACCAGGCCGCCGCCTCCGTCATCCGCAGCAGGGTCTCCGCGAGCCTGGGCGGTTCGCCCTGCCGGACGAGACCGCCGAGGGTGCCTTCCGCGTTCCCCGCCGCCGTGTACACGAGGACGCCGTACTGGTCGTGCTCGGGCCGTGCGTACACGCGCTCCCGCAGACTCGCCGTCGAGTAGCCGGACTCGAACGACAACTGCCGGATGAGGAGGTGCCCCAGTGTGTGCAGCAGAACGAAACGCGGGGAGAGCTCGGCGCCCGTCACCGTGCCCAGCCGGTCCTGCTGGAACGAGCGGCCGAGGTCGGTGCGCAGACCGGCCACCCGTCGGCGTACCCGGTCGTCGTCCTCCCACTTCGTGAGCGCGTCCTTGTCCAGCGTGAGGAAGAGCCCTTCCCCGAACACCTCGACGGCGGGGAGCCAACGCAGGCGGCGGGCGGTGTCCGCGGGTACGAAGGCCGACGTGGGGGAGACCCGGCGGAACCCCTGGAGGGCCCGTACCTCGCGGAGCCGGTCGGCGAGAACGACACGGCCGAAGCGCTCCCGCAGCGAGACCCAGGGCTCGGCGTCCTCCTGACCGAGACCGAGTTCGCCCTCACGGACGGCGAAGTCACGGGTCGCCGGGGGCGCGGGCGACATGAAGGCCGCCCATTCCTCCCGGCTCAGCTCCGGGGCGGCCGGCTCGCCCCCGGCACCGGCCACCGGGGCCGGCGGCGGGGGAGCACCACCCGTCTCCTCGGCCAGCAACACGTCCAGCAGCGCGTCGTCGGCACCGGTCTCGTCCTTGAGCAGGCCGCGGAAGGCGTCCTCGGCGGGCCCGCCGTGAGCCCGGCACAGCGGCACCCACATGTCACTGGAACGCACCCGTTCGGCCAGGGCCTCGTCGGTGACGGCGGCGGGGGCGTCGCTCTCCGGGATGTCGAGGGCGGAACTGACCACCGGGTAGTACAGATTGCCCGCGGTGCGCTGCACCACCTGGACGGGCCTGGTGCAGTCCGCCGCCTCGGCGCGCCGCTGCCAGGGATTCCGCCCGGAGCACCGCATCCCATGGGTGCCGAGGACATCGAGCAGATCACGGCCGGCCCCGCAGCCCTTCGCGGTGCACACGACGGACAGGGCCTCCAGGCCCGTGGCGCGTTCGGACACGTTGAACCGCAGCCGGTCACGGGTGTCGCAGGACTGCCGGGCGGCGGGATCCAGCCGGGAGTGCGTCCAGAACCACCAGTCGACATCACCGAGATGGCCGCCCGCGCAGATCTGCACGAACCGCATCGGCGCGAGCTTGCGCACGGGCGAGCAGCTCGGGCAGCGCGGCGGGACGCCCGCCTTCTCGTCGGCGATGCGCCAGCGGATCATACGGCGGCACGCACCGCAGAACAGCCACGACGGGAACCTGATGTACGGGGCGCCCGCCGCGTCCGGCCGGTCGAACCGGCCGTCCGCCGCGGGCGGGGCGGCGTAGAACGCGCTCACCCCGAGCCGGGAGGCCAGCCGCGGCGACTCGACCTCCTGCCGCTTTCGGGGCCAGTCGCCGATGCCCGTCGCCACGAACGACTCGCCCTGGACGTCGAAGACGGCCCCGACCCCGAACGGCAGCACCGTCTGGGCCTGCCGCACCAGAAGACGCCTGCTCACAGCTCCGCCCCCTTCACCGTCACCTGACACTCCCGGTCGACGTTCCGCATCGAGTGCGGGGTCTCCCAGAGACCCCCGTACTCCTCGAAGTTCTTCAACAGGTTCATCTGCCCCTTGCCCTGACCGCGGTAGTACAGCTCCTTGCCCTCCTTGCGGGCGTCCAGCGCCAGCTCCTGCCACGCGGACAACAGGTCCTCCAGCTCCTCGCGGACGGCCGACGCCGCCCCCGGGTCACCGGCCGCCGCCCGCAGGGCCAGCTCCTCGGCGACCGCGGCCGCCGCCGGCAGATGGTCGAGGACGTCGCCCGCCCGGTTCTCGGCGGACAGACCGAGACCATGACGCACGAGGATCACGAGCGCGGCGTGCAACGCCCGGCGCCGCGACGGCGCGGACCACGGGGTGACACTGGTCGGCTCGACGTTCCGGTACAGCGCCCGGTGGTAGACGTCGAACGTCTCGTAGTGCGAACGGTCCCGGGGGCGGGTCGCGTTGAAGAACGTCACGACCAGGCCCGGCACCGAGTGACGGCCCACCCGGCTGGTCGCCTGGATGTACTCGGCGGTGGTCTTGGGCTGCCCCAGCATCAGCATCAGGGAGAGCCGCTTCACGTCGACCCCGACCGACAGCATGTTCGTGCAGGGGAGGAAGGACACGGAATCGGGATCGGTGCACGGCTTCTCCAGTCGGTCGAGCAGCACGGGCTGCTCGGCGCGGGGCAGATTGCTCGTCAGCTCCTGTACCTGATGGTCGATCAGCTCCCTCGTACCCCGCCCGCCGTCCAGCCCGGCCAGCTGGGCGGGGATGTCGTCCGCCGCGGCCGTGACGGTGCGGCCCAGCTCGCGGAGGCTGTGGTGGTACGCGACGAGTGTCCAGTAGGCGTCGCGGCTCTCCTCGGGAAGCTCCCACGCACCCTGGAGCATGGCGGCGGCCGTCGCGACGGAGGCACGACCCGCGGTGTGCCCCTGCGCCATCACGCCCACATAGCGGCGTCCCGGGCGCGAGACGTCCGGCTCGGCGAAGTAGGAATGACGCGCGTCGAGCCCGGCCGGCGGGAAGAGCTGCACGTCACGCCCGTACAGTCCGCGTACCTGCTCGCCGGAGCGGCGGATCGTCGCCGTGGAGGCCACCACCTTCGGGCCGACCCCGTCCCGGGTGCACAGCCCCAGCACCGCCGACTCGTACAGGCCCACGGTCGTACCCAGCGGGCCGGTCAGCAGGTGCAGCTCGTCCTGGATGACCAGGGAGGGCGGCAGCCGGTCGGACCCGGCTCCGAACAGCCGCCCCGACCTCGGCTCCCAGGCCAGGCGCGCGAACTTGTCGACCGTACCGAGGACGAACGTCGGCGGCCGGTCGTACAGGTGCTCGTCCACGACGGCCACCGGCAGCTCGTCGTGGAAGGCGCACGAGTCACGGGGACAGTGGAACGCGAACGAGTCGGCCTTCGCCCGTATCCCGTAGTCGCCGATGTCCGGGGACTTCCGCTCGGGCACCATCCGGGTCCCGCACCACGGGCACCGGTCCAGGATGAACACGTCCTCGGGCCGGGCCGCGGCGCGCACGTCGTCGAAGGCGTCGACCGCCGCCTTGTACGTGTTCGGCGAGGTCGCCTCCCCCACCCACAGACCGATGGAGAACGGCTCGGCGCCGAGGGTGGCAGGGTCCTCGCGGCGGAGCTTCTCCAGGGCGCAGACCGTCGTGGCGGCACGCTGGAACTGCTGGGTGGTCAGCAGGCTCAGCGTGTAGCGGCTCAGCACGGCGGTGCCCCCGCCGCGCGGATCGCCGCGGCGCAGGACCATCACGAACGCCGCGAGCAGGAGGTACGCCTCCGTCTTGCCACCACCGGTCGGGAACCAGATCAGATCGGCCGTGTCCCGGTCCGGGTGCGACGGATCGGCGACCCCGTCCAGGGAGAGCAGGAAGAAGGCCAGCTGGAACGGACGCCACATCGCCTCGGGCGACGGGGCCGGCTCATGGGCGGTCGCCTCCCGGCGCGCCCGGCGCCCACCGGCCTGGTCGGACGCCGAATGCCGCATCTGCAGCGCCATGGCCCGGTTGGCCGTGCGGAACGCGGCCAACAGCTCGGGGCGGTCGGGGTCGCACAGGGTCCGCACCCCCGAGGCGATGCGCTCGACCACCGCCCCGACGCGGTCCAGAATGCGGTCGGCGGCCTCGCGGCCCCAGGCGGGGACCTCCGTGTTCCGCTGCTCCAGGTACCACTGGCGGTACCCGTCCACGAAGGCCAGCAACTCCTCGCGCACCCGGTCGACCGGCACGTCGGGGTCGGCGAGGTGGAGCACGCGCAGGACGGGAAGCCCGAGCGGGCCGGCGGCCCTGGTGGCGGGCACCTCCGCCTCCGGCATCACCGCGGCCCGCAGACCGGTGACCCGGCCCTCCTCGTACACCTCGGTGACCGAACAGCCGTGGCCGACCGCATGGGCACGGACATGGCGGTACTGGAGCCGGAGCTCCTGCTCCTCCGGGTCACGGCTGGCGAGACGCACACTCGGGTACTGCAGGACGTCACCGCCCACCGGACGGGCCTCCAGACGGACCTGGAACAGCATCCGGTCCCACTGCGTCGGCCGCCCCCGCCCGGGCCCGGCCGCGGCGGGCCCCGTGCGCGCCGTGTTCACCAGCGCCACGGTGACCAGGTGCCCGGTACCGAACCGGCGGCGTCGCAACCGGATCTCCGCCCGGCCGTCGAGAACGGTCATCCGCTCGGCGTCCGGGGCCGGGGTGACGGTCTCGTCGGGAAGCGCGACGCGCCGCCACCGGCGCCCGCGCTCGCCCTGCTCCGTCTCGTAGCGGGCCGCGCCACAACTGACCTCCACGGTCGGGGCGTCGGTGTAGAAGCTGAACCCGAGCGACGACGGGAGCCAGGAATTCGACTCGGGGATCGGATCGGTCGCGGGTGCGGTGTCCTCGGCGTCGTTCTCCGTGCCGGGGCCGTCCAGCACTTCGGCCGCCTCCGTCAACCGCCGCTGCAGATCGGCGTCCTGCGGATAGAGGGTGCCCATGAGGTACTGCCGGTCGGGCGGCGCGTCGAGCACCTCCTCCGGGCCCCGGGCGGGCCCCACCAGCTGACGACGGAGATAGTCGACGAGTTCGTCACGGGGGGACACTGCTCGGTTCCTCCAGATGGTT encodes the following:
- a CDS encoding helicase-related protein, which codes for MSPRDELVDYLRRQLVGPARGPEEVLDAPPDRQYLMGTLYPQDADLQRRLTEAAEVLDGPGTENDAEDTAPATDPIPESNSWLPSSLGFSFYTDAPTVEVSCGAARYETEQGERGRRWRRVALPDETVTPAPDAERMTVLDGRAEIRLRRRRFGTGHLVTVALVNTARTGPAAAGPGRGRPTQWDRMLFQVRLEARPVGGDVLQYPSVRLASRDPEEQELRLQYRHVRAHAVGHGCSVTEVYEEGRVTGLRAAVMPEAEVPATRAAGPLGLPVLRVLHLADPDVPVDRVREELLAFVDGYRQWYLEQRNTEVPAWGREAADRILDRVGAVVERIASGVRTLCDPDRPELLAAFRTANRAMALQMRHSASDQAGGRRARREATAHEPAPSPEAMWRPFQLAFFLLSLDGVADPSHPDRDTADLIWFPTGGGKTEAYLLLAAFVMVLRRGDPRGGGTAVLSRYTLSLLTTQQFQRAATTVCALEKLRREDPATLGAEPFSIGLWVGEATSPNTYKAAVDAFDDVRAAARPEDVFILDRCPWCGTRMVPERKSPDIGDYGIRAKADSFAFHCPRDSCAFHDELPVAVVDEHLYDRPPTFVLGTVDKFARLAWEPRSGRLFGAGSDRLPPSLVIQDELHLLTGPLGTTVGLYESAVLGLCTRDGVGPKVVASTATIRRSGEQVRGLYGRDVQLFPPAGLDARHSYFAEPDVSRPGRRYVGVMAQGHTAGRASVATAAAMLQGAWELPEESRDAYWTLVAYHHSLRELGRTVTAAADDIPAQLAGLDGGRGTRELIDHQVQELTSNLPRAEQPVLLDRLEKPCTDPDSVSFLPCTNMLSVGVDVKRLSLMLMLGQPKTTAEYIQATSRVGRHSVPGLVVTFFNATRPRDRSHYETFDVYHRALYRNVEPTSVTPWSAPSRRRALHAALVILVRHGLGLSAENRAGDVLDHLPAAAAVAEELALRAAAGDPGAASAVREELEDLLSAWQELALDARKEGKELYYRGQGKGQMNLLKNFEEYGGLWETPHSMRNVDRECQVTVKGAEL